The Tenrec ecaudatus isolate mTenEca1 chromosome 9, mTenEca1.hap1, whole genome shotgun sequence genome window below encodes:
- the LOC142456735 gene encoding arpin-like, giving the protein MSSYKVEAKGDTDRLTPEALKELVNKPELLALTASLTPDQTVAFWMPEAQMEVMELELGAGLRLKTRGDGPFLESLAKLEA; this is encoded by the exons AGGTAGAAGCCAAGGGGGACACGGACAGGCTCACCCCCGAGGCGCTGAAGGAGCTGGTCAATAAGCCAGAGCTGCTGGCACTGACGGCGAGCCTCACCCCAGACCAGACCGTGGCCTTCTGGATGCCCGAGGCACAGATGGAAGTGATGGAGCTCGAGCTGGGGGCCGGGTTACGGCTGAAAACGCGGGGAGATGGCCCCTTCCTGG AGTCATTAGCCAAACTGGAGGCATGA